A single region of the Chitinophaga niabensis genome encodes:
- a CDS encoding universal stress protein produces the protein MKTIIVPTDFSETAYNAARYAIGLAQQLGVSKIILYHAYELIVPIPDLPTAVPMVNMEDLRDASIEGLHKMRNELAGELPASISLLVRADNHLLAANIDQVCKEEEVDLIVMGITGGSQLEEILVGSNTVDVVKNSSYPVIVVPTSASFSPIKKIVFACDLRKVAKTTRKEPLHKLLDAFTPELLVLNIQKEGKEHMHPEENQELDNMLHNYNPQYHFVDHPNVAEGITAFAEKQSADLLLIIPKKHGLFDSIFKRSNTSRIAFHTNVPLLSIHE, from the coding sequence ATGAAAACGATTATTGTACCGACTGATTTTTCCGAAACAGCTTATAACGCTGCGCGATATGCGATTGGTTTAGCCCAGCAGCTTGGGGTTTCTAAGATCATCCTCTATCACGCATATGAATTGATCGTTCCTATTCCGGACCTCCCCACGGCGGTGCCTATGGTAAATATGGAAGATCTGAGAGATGCCAGTATAGAGGGATTGCATAAAATGAGAAATGAACTGGCAGGGGAATTACCTGCTTCCATCAGCCTGCTTGTTAGGGCGGATAATCATTTACTGGCGGCTAACATAGACCAGGTATGTAAAGAAGAAGAGGTGGACCTTATTGTAATGGGTATCACAGGCGGCAGCCAGCTGGAAGAAATACTGGTAGGTTCCAATACGGTGGATGTAGTGAAGAATTCCAGTTATCCTGTTATTGTAGTGCCTACTTCGGCATCCTTTTCACCCATTAAAAAGATCGTATTTGCCTGCGACCTGCGCAAAGTGGCGAAAACCACCCGCAAGGAACCATTGCATAAATTACTGGATGCATTTACACCGGAGCTGCTGGTGCTGAACATACAGAAAGAAGGCAAAGAACATATGCATCCTGAAGAGAACCAGGAACTGGATAACATGCTGCATAATTATAACCCGCAGTATCATTTTGTAGATCATCCAAACGTGGCGGAAGGTATTACAGCGTTTGCCGAAAAACAGTCGGCAGACCTCTTGCTGATCATTCCTAAAAAACATGGGTTGTTCGACAGTATCTTTAAACGCAGTAATACTTCCCGGATCGCATTTCATACAAACGTCCCTTTACTATCCATACATGAATAA
- a CDS encoding DUF4197 domain-containing protein — protein sequence MLRKTLLLLAGVLVLHTATQAQILKKASGLLKSGGTSTGTGSVTENEAGMGIKEALEKGVQAGIAALNKQNGFFGNEAYKVLLPPDALKAEKTLRGIGLGGEVDKAILQINRAAEQAVGFASPIFVNAIKSMTITDALNLLKGGQRSATDFFQNKTTESLKSAFSPVVDSALNNTAATKYYSTLVTKYNGLPTTFNKINPDLKGYVTEKAVKALFDQIAKEELAIRQNPAARSTELLKKVFGNVKI from the coding sequence ATGCTAAGAAAAACACTTTTATTACTGGCAGGTGTGTTAGTACTGCACACTGCAACGCAGGCACAAATATTGAAGAAGGCCTCTGGTCTTTTAAAATCAGGCGGTACTTCTACCGGTACAGGTTCTGTTACAGAGAATGAGGCTGGAATGGGTATTAAAGAGGCTTTGGAGAAAGGTGTGCAGGCGGGAATTGCTGCACTAAACAAACAAAATGGTTTCTTTGGAAATGAAGCGTATAAAGTTTTGTTACCGCCGGATGCATTGAAAGCGGAGAAAACATTGCGTGGTATTGGTTTAGGTGGTGAAGTGGACAAAGCGATCCTGCAGATCAACCGTGCGGCTGAACAGGCAGTAGGTTTTGCCTCTCCCATCTTTGTGAATGCTATCAAATCCATGACCATTACAGATGCCCTGAACCTGTTGAAAGGCGGGCAGCGTTCTGCTACTGATTTCTTCCAGAACAAAACTACGGAGTCGCTGAAGTCTGCGTTCTCTCCTGTTGTTGACAGTGCGCTGAACAATACGGCGGCTACGAAGTACTACAGCACTTTGGTGACAAAGTACAATGGCCTGCCTACTACATTCAATAAGATCAACCCGGACCTGAAAGGGTATGTGACAGAGAAAGCAGTGAAGGCTTTATTTGATCAGATCGCGAAGGAAGAGCTGGCGATCCGTCAGAATCCTGCAGCAAGGTCTACAGAGTTGTTGAAGAAGGTATTTGGGAATGTGAAGATCTAA
- a CDS encoding flavin reductase family protein: MKVVPGEIKTGELHAYLLGAIAPRPICFASTVDEEGQPNLSPFSFFNVFGSNPPTLIFSPSRRVRDNTVKHTLENIYATKEVVINVVNYAMVQQASLASCEYPKGTSEFEKAGFTPLASEIIRPFRVKESPVQLECVVKQVIETGNHGGAGNLVICEPVMIHINDDVLDANGKIDPQLIDLVARMGADYYCRASGNAVFEVAKPNLKLGIGVDALPWGIRNSTILTGNNLGQLGNVHEFPVIDATFHDDHLKNIIQYYSISPDEMEKELHTYAKQLLAENKVNEAWQVLLAGG, encoded by the coding sequence ATGAAAGTAGTACCAGGTGAGATAAAAACCGGAGAGCTGCATGCTTATCTGCTGGGTGCAATTGCCCCGCGGCCTATTTGTTTTGCGAGCACAGTTGATGAAGAAGGGCAGCCAAACCTTTCTCCCTTTAGTTTCTTCAATGTATTCGGCTCTAATCCTCCCACGCTGATCTTTTCGCCTTCCCGCCGTGTGCGTGATAACACCGTAAAACATACACTGGAAAATATCTATGCTACAAAAGAAGTGGTGATCAATGTGGTGAACTATGCCATGGTGCAGCAAGCCTCCCTGGCAAGCTGTGAATACCCGAAAGGCACCAGCGAATTTGAGAAAGCAGGTTTCACACCACTCGCCTCAGAGATCATAAGGCCTTTCCGTGTGAAAGAAAGTCCGGTGCAATTGGAATGTGTGGTGAAACAAGTGATCGAAACCGGTAACCATGGCGGCGCGGGCAATCTCGTGATCTGTGAGCCGGTGATGATCCATATCAATGATGATGTACTGGATGCAAACGGAAAAATAGATCCGCAGCTCATAGACCTCGTTGCCAGGATGGGGGCAGATTATTATTGCCGCGCTTCCGGCAATGCCGTATTTGAAGTAGCCAAGCCAAATTTAAAATTAGGCATTGGTGTAGATGCATTGCCCTGGGGCATCAGGAACAGTACTATCCTTACCGGCAATAACCTTGGGCAGTTAGGGAACGTACATGAATTCCCCGTGATAGACGCTACTTTCCATGATGATCATTTGAAGAATATCATTCAGTATTATAGTATCAGCCCTGATGAAATGGAAAAGGAATTGCATACCTATGCTAAGCAATTGTTAGCGGAGAATAAAGTGAATGAGGCCTGGCAGGTGTTGCTGGCCGGGGGGTAA
- a CDS encoding fumarylacetoacetate hydrolase family protein, with translation MKLVTYLREEVDQLAMLVNGQLYNVQELHPDLPTTMHMFLQMWEEVIDLAIQLDAQLKAGKMPRATSWGVPYESAQLLAPVPFPTSCRDGYAFRQHVAAARRNRKVEMIPEFDQYPIFYFTNHNAIQGPGEILCMPDHFRNLDFELEAAIVICKRGRNISAAEADEYIGGYMIMNDMSARLLQMEEMKLNLGPAKGKDFSTVIGPMLVTPDELEPYLVPAKEGHTGNSYNLKMRCWVNGIQVSEGNMGDMDWTFAEIVERCAYGADILPGDIIGSGTVGTGCFLELNGTGKLNDPNYKEQWLQAGDVVEMEIEGLGRLVNTIVAEASDFSILSQKKNV, from the coding sequence ATGAAACTCGTTACCTATTTACGGGAAGAAGTAGACCAGCTGGCCATGCTGGTGAATGGTCAGTTGTATAATGTACAGGAGTTACATCCTGATCTGCCCACCACCATGCACATGTTCCTGCAGATGTGGGAAGAAGTAATAGACCTCGCTATTCAACTGGATGCACAGCTCAAAGCAGGCAAAATGCCAAGGGCCACAAGCTGGGGCGTTCCTTATGAATCTGCGCAATTGCTGGCCCCTGTGCCCTTTCCAACCTCCTGCAGGGATGGTTATGCTTTCCGCCAGCACGTAGCTGCAGCCCGCCGGAACCGTAAAGTAGAGATGATCCCCGAGTTTGATCAATATCCCATCTTCTATTTCACCAATCATAATGCCATACAAGGCCCCGGGGAGATCCTCTGCATGCCTGACCATTTCCGCAACCTGGACTTTGAGCTGGAAGCAGCCATCGTGATCTGCAAACGCGGCCGCAATATCTCTGCTGCCGAAGCGGATGAATACATCGGCGGATACATGATCATGAATGATATGAGCGCACGCCTCCTGCAAATGGAAGAAATGAAACTGAACCTGGGCCCCGCCAAAGGCAAAGATTTCTCTACTGTAATAGGCCCCATGCTGGTAACCCCCGATGAACTGGAACCTTACCTGGTACCGGCTAAAGAAGGCCACACCGGCAATAGCTATAATCTCAAAATGCGTTGCTGGGTGAATGGTATACAGGTAAGTGAAGGCAATATGGGTGATATGGACTGGACCTTTGCAGAGATAGTAGAACGTTGTGCCTATGGTGCAGATATCCTGCCAGGAGATATTATCGGCAGCGGTACCGTTGGCACCGGTTGTTTCCTGGAACTCAACGGCACCGGTAAACTGAACGATCCCAATTACAAGGAACAATGGCTGCAGGCCGGAGACGTAGTGGAAATGGAAATAGAAGGATTGGGCCGCCTCGTTAATACCATCGTAGCGGAAGCGTCTGACTTCTCTATCCTCTCTCAGAAAAAGAATGTATGA